From Nevskiales bacterium, a single genomic window includes:
- a CDS encoding allophanate hydrolase subunit 1: MRFLPAGHNGLLVELDSQAAVRALYAELRRRAPPGVTEIVPAARTVLLIGSGLDALKAELPGWSLPPVPEDSGPLIEIPVRYDGPDLTEVAALSGLPVTEVIRLHSTATFTVAFCGFVPGFAYLTGLPAALQLPRRRQPRTRVAPGSVGIAGEYSAIYPRATPGGWQLIGHTDVNVWDAARQPPALLMPGTRVRFVAQPA, from the coding sequence ATGAGGTTTCTGCCCGCCGGCCACAACGGGCTGCTGGTCGAACTCGACTCGCAGGCGGCGGTACGCGCGCTGTACGCCGAGCTGCGCCGCCGCGCGCCGCCCGGCGTGACCGAGATCGTGCCGGCCGCACGCACTGTGCTGTTGATCGGCAGCGGACTGGACGCACTCAAGGCCGAGTTGCCGGGCTGGTCCCTGCCGCCCGTGCCGGAAGACTCGGGCCCGCTGATCGAGATACCGGTGCGTTACGACGGACCGGACCTGACCGAGGTCGCTGCGCTGAGCGGCCTGCCGGTGACGGAGGTCATCCGCCTGCACAGCACCGCCACGTTCACCGTGGCCTTCTGCGGCTTCGTGCCGGGCTTTGCCTATCTCACCGGACTGCCGGCGGCCTTGCAGCTGCCGCGCCGTCGCCAGCCGCGCACGCGGGTCGCGCCGGGCAGCGTCGGCATCGCCGGCGAGTACAGCGCCATCTACCCGCGCGCCACGCCCGGCGGCTGGCAGCTGATCGGGCATACGGACGTGAACGTATGGGATGCGGCGCGCCAGCCGCCGGCGTTGCTCATGCCCGGCACGCGCGTGCGCTTCGTGGCACAGCCCGCATGA
- a CDS encoding 5-oxoprolinase subunit PxpA, translated as MRVRIDLNADLGELEGADGLALDLALLEIVTSANVACGFHAGSPVRMQAVCAAAAARGVRIGAQVSYPDRAGFGRRDMAIEPAALAADVRYQIGALAAFGTVAYVKPHGALYNRVVWDEKQAQAVIDAVAACNPALPVLGLPDSALLRQAAAAGLPAIVEGFADRAYTPDRRLVPRGEAGAVLIEPEAVLRQALELARGGRVRSICLHSDTPAAVELARAVRQALQAAGFALEAFA; from the coding sequence ATGCGCGTCAGAATAGACCTCAACGCCGATCTCGGCGAGCTGGAAGGCGCGGACGGCCTGGCGCTGGACCTGGCGCTGCTGGAGATCGTCACCAGCGCCAATGTCGCCTGCGGCTTCCACGCCGGTTCACCGGTGCGCATGCAGGCGGTCTGCGCCGCGGCCGCGGCGCGCGGCGTGCGCATCGGCGCGCAGGTGAGCTATCCCGACCGCGCGGGCTTCGGGCGCCGGGACATGGCGATCGAGCCGGCGGCGCTGGCCGCCGATGTGCGCTACCAGATCGGCGCCCTGGCGGCGTTTGGCACCGTCGCCTACGTCAAGCCGCATGGCGCGCTGTACAACCGCGTGGTCTGGGACGAGAAACAAGCCCAGGCGGTGATCGACGCCGTCGCCGCCTGCAATCCCGCCCTGCCGGTCCTGGGCCTGCCGGATTCGGCGCTGCTGCGACAGGCCGCGGCTGCCGGACTGCCAGCCATCGTGGAAGGCTTCGCCGATCGCGCCTACACACCCGACCGGCGGCTGGTGCCGCGCGGCGAGGCAGGCGCCGTGCTCATCGAGCCCGAGGCCGTGCTGCGCCAGGCGCTGGAACTCGCACGCGGCGGTCGTGTGCGCTCGATCTGCCTGCACAGCGACACACCAGCCGCCGTGGAGCTGGCGCGCGCAGTGCGTCAGGCCCTGCAGGCTGCGGGCTTTGCGCTCGAGGCCTTCGCATGA